A genomic region of Macaca thibetana thibetana isolate TM-01 chromosome 14, ASM2454274v1, whole genome shotgun sequence contains the following coding sequences:
- the LOC126935118 gene encoding olfactory receptor 51T1 — MAIFNNTTSSSSTFLLTAFPGLERAHVWISIPVCCLYTIALLGNSMIFLVIITKRRLHKPMYYFLSMLAAVDLCLTITTLPTVLGVLWFHAREISFKACFIQMFFVHAFSLLESSVLVTMAFDRFVAICNPLNYAATLTDRMILVIGLVICIRPVVFLLPVVVAINTASFHGGHELSHPFCYHPEVIKYTYSKPWISSFWGLFLQLYLNGTDVLFILFSYVLILRTVLSIVARKKQQKALSTCVCHICAVTVFYVPMISLSLAHRLFHSTPRVLCSTLANIYLLLPPVLNPIIYSLKTKTIRQAMFQLLQSKGSWGPNVRGLRGRWD, encoded by the coding sequence ATGGCAATATTCAATAACACCACTTCGTCTTCCTCAACTTTCCTCCTCACTGCATTCCCTGGGCTGGAACGTGCTCATGTCTGGATCTCCATTCCAGTATGCTGTCTCTACACCATTGCCCTCTTGGGAAACAGTATGATTTTTCTTGTCATCATTACTAAGCGGAGACTCCACAAGCCCATGTATTATTTCCTCTCCATGCTGGCAGCTGTTGATCTATGCCTGACCATTACGACCCTTCCCACTGTGCTTGGTGTTCTCTGGTTTCATGCACGGGAGATCAGCTTTAAAGCTTGCTTCATTCAAATGTTCTTTGTGCATGCCTTCTCCTTGCTGGAGTCCTCGGTGCTGGTAACCATGGCCTTTGACCGCTTCGTGGCTATCTGTAACCCACTGAACTATGCTGCTACCCTCACGGACAGGATGATCCTGGTGATAGGGCTGGTCATCTGCATTAGACCAGTAGTTTTCTTACTTCCCGTTGTTGTAGCCATAAACACTGCATCTTTTCATGGGGGTCATGAGCTTTCCCATCCATTTTGCTACCACCCAGAAGTGATCAAATACACCTATTCCAAACCTTGGATCAGCAGTTTTTGGGGATTGTTTCTTCAGCTATACCTGAACGGCACTGACgtattgtttattcttttctcctaTGTCCTGATCCTCCGTACTGTTCTGAGCATTGTGGCCCGAAAGAAGCAACAAAAAGCTCTCAGCACTTGTGTCTGTCACATCTGTGCGGTCACTGTTTTCTATGTGCCAATGATCAGCCTCTCTTTGGCACACCGCCTCTTCCACTCTACCCCAAGGGTGCTCTGTAGCACTTTGGCCAATATTTATCTGCTCTTACCACCTGTGCTGAACCCTATCATTTACAGCTTGAAGACCAAGACAATCCGCCAGGCTATGTTCCAGCTGCTCCAATCCAAGGGTTCATGGGGTCCTAATGTGAGGGGTCTTAGAGGAAGATGGGATTGA